Part of the Streptomyces sp. NBC_00457 genome, CCCCTTCGGATCCGGCGCCTCGGACGATGCCGGCGCCGCCTCCCCGCTGCCCGCCGAAACCGCCCGCCCCACCGCACCGCCGTCCTCGGTGGCCCCGGACACCGCCACCCTCGCCGACCCGTTCGCCGGGTCACCGGCCAAGGACTACGCCGACGGCGCGGCCGGGATCGTACTGCCGAAGGCGACCGCGGTCGGCGCGTTCTCCGCGGCGCAGGTGGGCCAAGCCCTGCGGCAGACCCGGGAGTTGCTGGTCGACGCGAACCTCGACCCGGTCACGCTGCGCGGCGGCCGGCCCGAGACCGCGTTCGACGTGATCGAGCCGGAGCAGACGGAGCTTGTGGAGTTGCTCGACACGTCGTTGCGCAAGCCCGACAAGGACCACGACCCCCTGACCATGTTCAGCCGCTTCGACCCCGACGAAGTCCGCCTCGCCGGTGACGTCGTCAAGACACGCGGGCGGATGACCTTCGGGGCCGGCGAGGACGGCTCGCTCGCCGTGCACGCCGACTACACCTTCGTCTACCCGCTGGTGAAGGCGGGCGACGGTGCGACTGAGGTGGCCCGGACCGTCGTACGCCGCGTGCTCGACCTCCGCCTCGACGATCCCGGCCGCTACCAGGTCACGCCGGGAAAGATCGCCGTCCAGCGCTACGACCAGGAGATCGGCAACTCCGCCTGCGACGTCTACGACGGCTTCCTCCACCCCGGTTTCGACTCGGACGTCCCCTCCGGCCCCTCGCCCTCCGGTTCGGCGGTGGACCCGTACGACCGCAGTCGCACTCCGAACCCGGACCGCGAGGAGGAGTGCGGGACGGTCACCCGTACGTAGGCGCTCCGCTGGTGGTGCGGTGCGGTGCGGTGCCGGGACGGGCCGTGGTCGTCTGCGGGTTCGTTGTGGCTGGTCGCGCAGTTCCCCGCGCCCCTACGGGGCGCTGCTCGTATCCAGCGCGATCGGCTCGATCTCGCCCTCCAGCATGCAGCCGAGGCCCTGTACGGCACACACGTCGGGCCGTTCCGCGATGTGTACCGGCATGCCGGTCGCCTGGCGCACCATCTGGTCGAGGCCGGGGATCAGGGCGCTCCCGCCGACCATCATGACCCCCCGGTCGGACAGGTCGGCCACCAGGTCGGGCGGGCAGTCCCGCAGCACCTTGCCGATGCCGTCGAGGACGGCGGTGAGCGGGGTCTGGATGACGTCGCGTACGGCGGCGGTGTCGACGTGCACGGAACGGGCGAGACCGGTGGCGACGTCCCGGCCGTGGATCTCGGTGGAGGCGGGCCCGTGGGGCGTGAGTCCGTTGCCGGAGAGGGCGAGCTGCAGGGGTCGTACGGACTGGCTCGGCAGCATCAGTTCGTGCTGGTGCCGCAGGTGCTGCACGATCGCGCGGTCGACGGCCTCGCCGCCCACGGAGATGCGCTCGGCGGTCACGATCGCGCCCAGCGACAGCACGGCGATCTGCGTGGCGGCGGCCCCGCACACCAGCACCATCGTGGCCTCCGGCTGCTCGACGGGCAGCCCGCAGCCGACGGCGGCGGCGATCAGCGTGTCGACGAGCTCGACCCGGCGCGCACCCAGCCCGACGAGCGTCTCGATCGTCGCCCGCTGGGCCAGCGGGTCCGCGTCGTGCGGTGTGCAGGCGGCGGCCCGCAGGAACGGTTTGCGGCGCAACGAGCGGCGGATCTTGTCACCGAGCAGATGCCGCAGCATCCGCTGTGCCATGTCGATGTCGACGACACTGCCCCCCGATACGGGCCTGACGACCCGGATGTACGGCGGCGTACGGCCCGTCATCCGCTCCGCGGACTCCCCGACCGCGATCAGCGCACCGGTCCTGGTGTTCACGGCCGCCGCCGACGGTTGGTCGACGACGAGCCCGGCCCCCTTCAGATAGACCCGGGTCCGCGCCGCCCCCAGGTCGACGGCGAAATGGCAACGGCGCAACTGGTTCAGACTGTCGGTCACGGCAGATCCTCCCGAGTGCAGAGCGTGGCGGGCCGCCGGACGCGCGCCGGCCGGCCTCGTTTCGCGGGCCGCCGGGCGGCGGGCCTCTCCCTCGCATCGTGCGGGGGGCGTGACGGGGCCCGCCTGTTCTGGGGGGCCGGGTGGGGTGCGACTGGACGGGTGATTCCTGATCTTCGCGCGGCGCGTCGCCGTCCTGTCCTGTCAGCTCAGCGGTATCGGGCGGCGGTCATGAGCGTACGGAGACTCGTGACGAGGTGCGTCTCGGCGTCCGCCGCGCGCAGTCGCCGCAGGGTCCGGTCGTCCGTGCTGAAGCCGATGAACGGCAGGCCGATGGCGCGGGCGGCGGTCTGCTCGGCGACGGTGGAGCCGATCAATACGGCGCGGGCGGCGGGCACGCCGAGCCGGTCGAGGGCCCGATGGAGGACGTGCGGGTGCGGCATGAGGAGGGCGAGTTCGGTGCCGCGGCCGTGCACGCCACCCGTCACGTGCCGGGTCAGGCCCCGTCGGTCGAGGTGTTTCCTGACCGGCTCGGTCGCCCGGTCGGTCACCACGGCCAGGGGGACCTTCGCCGCGGACAGGGTGCTCACCAGCTGGTCGGACAGCGGGGTGGGCCGCGCGGTCGCCGCCGCCCGCGCCTCGTGCGAATCCATCCGGCGCCGCACCTCCTGCGCGAGGCCGTGCCCGGCGAACGCCCTGAGCAGATCGAGGGAGTTGGCATGCCCCTCCAGCGGCGGAACCGGCCCGCCCCCCGGCAGTAGCGGCTGCCCGCTCAGCGCGTCCTCGGGATCACGTTCCTCCGCGATGAGCCGCGCCACGTCCCGCAGCACCTCCCGCTCGGCGCTCGCAGGGAACATGCGGGCCAGCACGTCGTCGAAGGCCAGGATGACCGCGTCGGCGTCGGCGATGAGGGCAGACGAGGCATTGGTCGGGCGTGACTGGTCGGGCCGGGTGCCGAGCGTCGTGGTCTGGAGCTCGGCGGGCAGGATCCAGCGGATGACATAGCCGGGCACCTTCGTCCGGGTCAGGGTCTCGCTCAGTTCGTCGCCGTACAGGCCCAGCGCGCCGAGCAGCGTTTCGGTCAGCAGGCCGGGCAGGTCGAGACCGGGGCTGCTCGCGGCCTTCACGGGGTCGTTGACGCGCCATCTCACCTCGACGCCGGGAACGGTGTCGGGTGTGAGACCGCGCTCCGTCAGGTCGACCTTGAAGTACTG contains:
- a CDS encoding rod shape-determining protein; the encoded protein is MTDSLNQLRRCHFAVDLGAARTRVYLKGAGLVVDQPSAAAVNTRTGALIAVGESAERMTGRTPPYIRVVRPVSGGSVVDIDMAQRMLRHLLGDKIRRSLRRKPFLRAAACTPHDADPLAQRATIETLVGLGARRVELVDTLIAAAVGCGLPVEQPEATMVLVCGAAATQIAVLSLGAIVTAERISVGGEAVDRAIVQHLRHQHELMLPSQSVRPLQLALSGNGLTPHGPASTEIHGRDVATGLARSVHVDTAAVRDVIQTPLTAVLDGIGKVLRDCPPDLVADLSDRGVMMVGGSALIPGLDQMVRQATGMPVHIAERPDVCAVQGLGCMLEGEIEPIALDTSSAP